Part of the Cucurbita pepo subsp. pepo cultivar mu-cu-16 unplaced genomic scaffold, ASM280686v2 Cp4.1_scaffold000872, whole genome shotgun sequence genome is shown below.
ATTAAATGTTGCCATAGATGCAGTGACAGAAAGGCTAAAAGCAAGCTGAGTGCAATCAAATACTctcttcaattaaattttttttaaaagcagTGAATGACATTAGAACTTGCTCGTGCACACAATTGATGAGGAATATACTTAATCATCATGGaaaactttaataattttctttatttaccaAATGAACGATTAACCTACAGAGTCCACTGGTATGGTTGAAAGTATCAGTTTAATAAGCACTTGGTCTACCAGCCCTACCTAGCAAAATCAACTAAATAGCAACACTTCTATTTATTCATGCAAAATGAAATCCAAAAGCAACCTGCGTGGGAGGTTCCCCACTTGGTGTATGGGTAAGAAGTACTGTAACTttattaaaagtgaaaaacaTTTAGGCAACTTCTGTATTCATAATCATGGTTACTTGTTTACATTCAGAAGAACAAGtatcaaataaaaactacTATCAAAGGAACACGTCAGTAAGCTCACCAGGGTTGGGAAAGAACCTTCTTCGATCATTAGGACATGCAACAAAAAGGGCATTTTGTGGGTTAAAAATAGCCTTGCAGACCAGCAAAAACCACTCTCGCAAGACACCAGGGCCCGTAGCCTCCTCATTTTTGAATAGCACGAATAGTCCATGGCGTAGAGCCTCAACACTCGCATTTGTGATGTACTCAAAAGATTCTTCCAATAATTGGGACCTATCAATCAGCATTTCCTGCAGTTCCTCATAATCCTCTGTTGGCTCAGGAAACATAAGCATTGACAGATGTCTTCTAGATTCAGAATTTATTACATCCTTGTGGCAAAGAATCCACGAATAATCATCAGCTCGCTTTGCAAATCTAATAATGAGCTCACAAATAGAAGATTTCCTTGGCCTCATGATTGCCCAAAATTCTTCTTTAAGACCCTGGAAAAGAAGGGAGATGTCATTCAATTCTTTTAGAATTGGAAGATACTGAGACCATCCTATGTAGGGGATTACACAGTTCCCCTTTCCTTTGTCGGTCAAGAAAGCTTCCATTCCTTGAAGACATATATCCATCTGTTTCAACAAACtaagatatatattatgaaGAAATTCACCCTCTTCTCCATAAGAAGAATCCCTAAAGCCTCCCCTATCCAGTGGCACATTCTTGGAGCCATGAAAACTCAATTTCTCTGGAATTGCATTGCGTAAAGGAAGTAAAAATGCTGTAAAATCACTAATATCAGTCACAGAAGGCCCTGCACTTGTGGGAGACCGTATGCTTGAGGATAATTCGATGGACAATTTATTGGCCAGTTCATTAACAAACGGAAAAAGCTCGGGCGTTTTGATGGGTCCCCAAACACTTTCTAAGCATCTCATCCCGCGACTATTGCCATCAGTTTCCAACAATGAGCCCAGTGTACTGCGGCATAAAACATATAAACTGTCCTCCGGAGTATCTCTCCTAagcaaattacaaaattctaATACTATAATCGCACAGCACTTTTTTAACGATTTGGGAACTGAATGACAAAGCAAATCCATAAAATGCTTAATCAAATTATCAGCACAATCTGTATTTCCTTTAATCGGAGACAAATAAAGCATCACTAGCGCTGCTGGGGCAGAAAGGGACAAGAAAACCTGGAGTTGCTTCATTGCCGGATCTAAGTCCGTTTGCGTAGCCAAACTTAAGAAATCGGTCATCAAGGTAGTGAGAATTTCCGAAGCAGAAAACACAACCTCCCCCCTATAAAGTCGTAGAACCAATGAAACCATGTCGTCAACAATCTGCCAAGCTTTCGGATGCTCCGTGCTCCTCATGCGACCAACTAATTGCAGCTCGGCATTGTTCTGTATCGAACACTCGCGTAGTGACTGTTCGTGCTGGAGTTGCCTTCCCCTATATATCAACCTCTGCTCAAAAACTGGTATGCGCGTAATAGATTGTATCCGCTCATGAAGCGACATCACTGTATCGTTAGTATTGGCGAGCATTACCATAGTATTCCCGACGGACATCGTTCTGACAAAAAATTGCAACTCGTGCGGAGAGAGAATGGGCTTTAGTGAGGTTTCTGCCGCCATAGAGGTCGAGGAATCATCAAAACCCCGATACTCAAAGTCGGAGCTAGTTCCTTCACCCAACCGTCCATCAAAAGAGGAGTCGATCGCACTCGTTTCGTCTTTCTTCATTCTGATAGAAATTAAGTCAAACAACGGAGCGTCCTCGTCCTCGTCGTCAAGACTGGCAGCATAGTCATCTAACTTGCGCTTGGACGAGACGCAAGGATGACGGTGACCCTGAGAGTTGTGGCGATTAAGCAGGCAGTGTTCGGCGTCGGCAGTACCGCTGTTGATGTGGACCCGTTCGACGGTGGCAGGAAATTCGGCGATAGACATTGAAGGTGGGCCACCACCACCAAGTAAAACAGAAGGCCGATCAACGTGAAAAGCCGGAGCACATAAATAGATAGAAGGCAGGTACGGCGGGCGGCGATCGGCGATCGGCGAAGGTCGGAGAGAACGTGAAGAATGAAAGgggaagaaaattgaagtagTTCACGTCGGAGTCGTCATCACCAACCACTGCGAAATTTCTGCAAATGGTAATAACACTTTCCTATTTAGAAGCCGATAATGCTCTGGTGCATCAGTTACACCGTAACTTCACTGTATCGAACATGGTTTATACAGCTGTACGGCCCTGATCTCTCCACTTTGCAGTTCAAGTTCATCCCCATAGAAATCCGACCGTCCGGATTTCAAGTTcctttttaaatcaaaattaaaatagtagtaattaacatgtttttattttttattttttattttttattgaagcCATAAATAAATGAGTGTGCTTAGGGTCTAAGCTACTTGGGCAACATGGATCAGACGAACGGATGACAAGATTCTACtcttctgataccatttttcaACTCCCTCCTTCCCTATTCCAGTAACCAACAATGTCTGATCATGGTGGGTAGGCTAATGAATCCCTCATTTCTCGTCTTGATTTCGCCTCGCAACTTCtcaatttttccatttcatttctatATTATGAACCCTAATCTTCCCATTCTAATCATATCTGCAAACAAAAAATCGTCTGATTTTAGATTCGCTTCAAGAGTTCCTTGCCGCTGCTGTCGATGCTGCCAAGAAAGCCGGTCAGGTCAGTCTTTGTTCTTGCTTACGATCGTGTACTCGTTTCGCTTtccaaatcaatttttactgttgattttggtttttctccgattttaattttatttcgttTCTTGTAGTTGATTCGTGAGAAATTCTACTTAACCAAACATGTCGTACACAAAGGAGAGGTACCGCTTTGTTGTCGTCATTATCAGTGTCGAATTTGAATCCGTTTTTTGTTTATGGATTCTACTATGTTTTGTCTTGGAATACAGGTGGATTTGGTCACTGAAACTGACAAAGCTTGTGAAGATCTTGTATTTGGTCATCTCAAGCAGCGTTTTCCATCGCACAAGGTAGAGTTTTAGTCAGTTTCTTCATGGGAAAGCCCTGTAATCTTGACTGGACTGTGACCTTATTTGGTTCAATCGTTCATTGTTTTAGTTTATTGGTGAAGAAACTACAGCTGCTAATGGTGCTGTAGAGCTGACTGATGAGCCCACATGGATAGTAGATCCCATCGATGGAACTACTAACTTTGTTCACGGGTGCTAATTTATCTATGCTCTGTGGTTATCCAAtcttatttcttgtttataaAAATCTCGTTAACTTTCTAAAAAATTGTCAGGTTTCCCTTTGTTTGTGTCTCAATTGGTTTAACTATTGGCAAAGTTCCAACAGTTGGTGTTGTATTCAATCCAATCATTGATGAGGTGAGGAAATGTGTGACTGTTAGAACAGTATAGTTTGGATTCTGCTTTATAATGTCTGAAACTTTAcacttattttgatttgatcttTGTACTTCTAATATTGGCTATCTTATCAGCTTTTATTGGCCAAAGTCATTTATAGTTCTATTCAATCGTGTCTGTATCATGTGTAGCTTTTTACTGGCATTCGTGGACAAGGGGCGTATCTCAATGGGAAAGCCATTAAAGGTGAGTTCATGTGATCTTTTAAGTTCTACCTTTCAAGCAAAAACACTAGACATGGTTTGTAGTAACCCATCCacccctagcagatattgtctttcttgggctttccctctcggacttccccttaaggtttttaaaacgcgtctgctatgtcaaggtttttaaaacgtgtctgctaggtcAAGGTTTCTACAttgttataaagaatgttccgttttcctccccaaccattgtgagatcccacatcgattggagagaggaacgaatgcgagcgaggacgctgggccccgaagggaggaggattgtgagatcccacatcggttggggaggagaacgaaacattctttataagggtgtgaaaatacCTCCTtagcagatacgttttaaaaaccttgaggggaaagcttaaaagagaaagcccaagaTGACAATAATATCTAGtggggcttgagctgttacatggATAGTTTTGTCACATCACATCAAATTCTTAAATGAATTTCTACATACTGCAGTATCCTCCCAAGATGAACTAATGAAATCTCTTCTGGCAATTGAGGTAAAACTCAGCATTCAAATCAAGATCTTATAGCACACTTCAAATTAAAGAGTGAAAA
Proteins encoded:
- the LOC111785976 gene encoding E3 ubiquitin-protein ligase UPL5-like: MSIAEFPATVERVHINSGTADAEHCLLNRHNSQGHRHPCVSSKRKLDDYAASLDDEDEDAPLFDLISIRMKKDETSAIDSSFDGRLGEGTSSDFEYRGFDDSSTSMAAETSLKPILSPHELQFFVRTMSVGNTMVMLANTNDTVMSLHERIQSITRIPVFEQRLIYRGRQLQHEQSLRECSIQNNAELQLVGRMRSTEHPKAWQIVDDMVSLVLRLYRGEVVFSASEILTTLMTDFLSLATQTDLDPAMKQLQVFLSLSAPAALVMLYLSPIKGNTDCADNLIKHFMDLLCHSVPKSLKKCCAIIVLEFCNLLRRDTPEDSLYVLCRSTLGSLLETDGNSRGMRCLESVWGPIKTPELFPFVNELANKLSIELSSSIRSPTSAGPSVTDISDFTAFLLPLRNAIPEKLSFHGSKNVPLDRGGFRDSSYGEEGEFLHNIYLSLLKQMDICLQGMEAFLTDKGKGNCVIPYIGWSQYLPILKELNDISLLFQGLKEEFWAIMRPRKSSICELIIRFAKRADDYSWILCHKDVINSESRRHLSMLMFPEPTEDYEELQEMLIDRSQLLEESFEYITNASVEALRHGLFVLFKNEEATGPGVLREWFLLVCKAIFNPQNALFVACPNDRRRFFPNPVSKVDPMHLSYFSFSGRVIALALMHNVQVGVVFDRVFFLQLAGMCISLEDIRDADPYLYGSCKQILDMDAELVDSDVLGLTFASDFEELGTREVVDLCPGGKDMVVNSKNRKEYVQLLVENRFMKSVSKQISYFANGFTDVLADKRSHKCFFQSLELEDLDWMLYGSESQISVEDWKAHTEYSGYKETDPQISWFWKIVSAMTPEQRVNLLFFWTSVKYLPIQGFNGLASKLYIYKSSSPYDHLPSSHTCFFRLCFPPYPSKSIMKRRLEIITQEHIGCSFGTW
- the LOC111785977 gene encoding inositol-phosphate phosphatase-like isoform X3, with product MSDHDSLQEFLAAAVDAAKKAGQLIREKFYLTKHVVHKGEVDLVTETDKACEDLVFGHLKQRFPSHKFIGEETTAANGAVELTDEPTWIVDPIDGTTNFVHGFPFVCVSIGLTIGKVPTVGVVFNPIIDELFTGIRGQGAYLNGKAIKVSSQDELMKSLLAIEIAATRDKSYIDATTGRINKLLFKARSLRISGSCALSLCDIACGRMDLFYINGYGGPWDVAAGAVIVMEAGGLVYDP
- the LOC111785977 gene encoding inositol monophosphatase 1-like isoform X1, with amino-acid sequence MSDHDSLQEFLAAAVDAAKKAGQLIREKFYLTKHVVHKGEVDLVTETDKACEDLVFGHLKQRFPSHKFIGEETTAANGAVELTDEPTWIVDPIDGTTNFVHGFPFVCVSIGLTIGKVPTVGVVFNPIIDELFTGIRGQGAYLNGKAIKVSSQDELMKSLLAIEIAATRDKSYIDATTGRINRLLFKARSLRISGSCALSLCDIACGRMDLFYINGYGGPWDVAAGAVIVMEAGGLVYDPSGTEFDITATRVASSNPLLKEAFVEALAHP
- the LOC111785977 gene encoding inositol monophosphatase 1-like isoform X2 — protein: MVDSLQEFLAAAVDAAKKAGQLIREKFYLTKHVVHKGEVDLVTETDKACEDLVFGHLKQRFPSHKFIGEETTAANGAVELTDEPTWIVDPIDGTTNFVHGFPFVCVSIGLTIGKVPTVGVVFNPIIDELFTGIRGQGAYLNGKAIKVSSQDELMKSLLAIEIAATRDKSYIDATTGRINRLLFKARSLRISGSCALSLCDIACGRMDLFYINGYGGPWDVAAGAVIVMEAGGLVYDPSGTEFDITATRVASSNPLLKEAFVEALAHP